Proteins from a single region of Streptomyces glaucescens:
- a CDS encoding DUF397 domain-containing protein, translated as MTPTLEWFKSSYSSNEGPECVEVAVSQAHASVHVRDSKDTSGPQLALTPKAWAAFLSGFCE; from the coding sequence ATGACCCCCACCCTGGAGTGGTTCAAGAGCAGCTACAGCAGCAACGAAGGTCCTGAATGCGTCGAGGTCGCCGTCTCCCAGGCCCACGCCTCCGTCCACGTACGCGACTCCAAGGACACCTCCGGCCCCCAGCTCGCCCTCACTCCGAAGGCGTGGGCCGCCTTCCTGTCCGGCTTCTGCGAGTGA
- a CDS encoding helix-turn-helix domain-containing protein: MEDEEAEAVLRVVGRQIRAWRDQAGLKQAELAAAIGYGEEMVSSVERGRRIPKPEFLDKADEVLGAGGKLASMKEDVERARYPKKVRDLAKLEGEAVDLGAYASHHIHGLLQTPEYARELYAMRRPPYTEDEIDRHVAARMARKSVFERTPHAQITFVQEEVTLRRPIGGKMVLRRQLEHLLEIGTSRHAVIQVMPTHREDHAGMGGSLQLLKLPDGTTLGHLEVQFLSRLISDPREVQVLEMNYGMIRAQALTPRDSLTFIKKVLGDET, encoded by the coding sequence GGCCGTGCTCAGGGTCGTCGGCCGGCAGATCAGGGCGTGGCGGGACCAAGCGGGACTGAAGCAGGCCGAGTTGGCCGCCGCCATCGGGTACGGCGAGGAGATGGTGTCCTCCGTGGAGCGGGGGCGGCGGATCCCGAAGCCGGAATTCCTGGACAAGGCGGATGAGGTGCTGGGGGCGGGCGGGAAGCTCGCTTCCATGAAGGAGGACGTGGAGCGGGCCCGGTATCCGAAGAAGGTACGGGACTTGGCGAAGTTGGAGGGGGAGGCGGTGGACTTGGGCGCCTATGCGAGTCACCACATCCACGGCCTGCTGCAAACCCCGGAGTACGCACGTGAGCTATACGCGATGCGGCGCCCTCCCTACACGGAGGACGAAATCGACCGGCACGTCGCTGCCCGGATGGCACGCAAGTCCGTCTTCGAGCGCACACCTCATGCGCAGATCACCTTTGTCCAGGAAGAGGTGACGCTTCGGCGGCCGATCGGGGGCAAAATGGTCCTGCGACGACAGCTCGAACATCTGTTGGAGATCGGTACGTCGAGGCACGCGGTGATCCAGGTGATGCCCACGCACCGTGAGGACCACGCGGGTATGGGTGGCTCCCTCCAGCTGCTGAAACTGCCTGACGGCACAACCTTGGGGCACTTGGAGGTCCAGTTCCTCAGCCGGCTGATCAGTGATCCACGCGAGGTCCAGGTCCTGGAAATGAACTATGGAATGATCCGGGCGCAGGCGCTCACGCCCCGGGATTCGCTGACGTTCATCAAGAAGGTACTGGGAGACGAGACATGA